A single window of Synechococcus sp. CBW1004 DNA harbors:
- a CDS encoding secondary thiamine-phosphate synthase enzyme YjbQ — MATLLTHRLQLATAGPFRCHDITAELQALVARAGLGDGLLVAAGQHTTTALVVNENEERLLADIERFFLELVPADGPWLHNDLHLRPDVAPDEPRNAHSHLIALLLGNHLSLPVVAGRLGLGRYQAVLLVELDGPRQREVLVQLWG, encoded by the coding sequence ATGGCCACCCTGCTCACCCACCGGCTGCAGCTGGCCACCGCCGGCCCGTTCCGCTGCCACGACATCACCGCCGAGCTTCAGGCTTTGGTGGCGCGCGCCGGTTTGGGTGACGGCCTGCTGGTGGCGGCCGGGCAGCACACCACCACGGCACTGGTGGTGAACGAGAACGAGGAGCGGCTGCTGGCCGACATCGAACGCTTCTTCCTGGAGCTGGTGCCGGCCGATGGGCCCTGGCTGCACAACGATCTGCACCTGCGGCCCGACGTCGCCCCCGATGAGCCGCGCAACGCGCACAGCCACCTGATCGCCCTGCTGCTGGGCAACCACCTCAGCCTGCCGGTGGTGGCGGGTCGGCTGGGGCTGGGGCGTTACCAGGCGGTGCTGTTGGTGGAGCTTGATGGCCCGCGCCAGCGGGAGGTGCTGGTGCAGCTGTGGGGCTGA
- a CDS encoding mevalonate kinase gives MSQTVRVPGRACLLGEHCDWWGGASLTVPLEQGIRVNANPAERGLHLKTTLEGQTLEGHWPIDGGVDPAGGALRFVPAAAAALRARQIAIPAVQLTVEADLPAGRGLSSSAAFCVAVLDALVRHAGCRLEDRELAALATHVERDLLGVACGPLDPIACVSREPILLRWGNDGTVSITTIQPAQTLHLVVASFASPRNTAAILQALQDHARGQAASDLDPQAVAAVRAALATFATEAEQGAVALRGGEATGLGRAMDRCQQAYDHMAALLPALQAAALARAVQGLKAGGALGAKFSGAGGDGSVIALYQDPHAAREGQAWLGGLEGVQAWICRIQRRPGAHAAAAG, from the coding sequence ATGTCGCAGACCGTTCGCGTTCCTGGTCGTGCCTGCCTGCTGGGTGAACACTGCGACTGGTGGGGAGGAGCCAGCCTGACGGTGCCCCTGGAGCAGGGCATCCGGGTGAACGCCAATCCCGCCGAACGCGGCCTGCACCTGAAGACAACGCTTGAGGGCCAGACACTGGAGGGACACTGGCCCATCGATGGCGGCGTCGATCCCGCAGGAGGTGCCCTGCGGTTCGTACCGGCAGCCGCCGCAGCGCTGCGAGCAAGGCAGATTGCCATCCCGGCCGTGCAGCTCACGGTGGAAGCCGATCTCCCCGCCGGGAGGGGGTTGTCGTCATCGGCGGCGTTCTGTGTGGCCGTGCTGGATGCCCTGGTCCGGCACGCCGGCTGCCGCCTGGAGGATCGGGAGCTGGCGGCGCTGGCCACCCATGTGGAACGGGATCTGCTCGGCGTGGCCTGTGGCCCCCTCGATCCGATCGCCTGCGTGTCGCGCGAACCGATCCTGCTGCGCTGGGGGAACGACGGAACCGTGTCGATCACAACGATCCAGCCGGCGCAGACCCTGCATCTGGTTGTGGCCTCTTTTGCATCACCGCGAAACACAGCCGCCATCCTGCAGGCGTTGCAAGACCACGCACGCGGCCAGGCAGCGTCAGACCTGGATCCCCAGGCGGTGGCTGCCGTGCGGGCAGCCTTGGCCACCTTTGCCACTGAAGCCGAACAAGGAGCAGTGGCCCTGCGTGGCGGCGAGGCCACGGGCCTCGGGCGGGCGATGGATCGCTGTCAGCAGGCCTATGACCACATGGCTGCGCTGCTGCCGGCCCTGCAAGCCGCGGCTCTGGCGCGGGCCGTGCAAGGGTTGAAGGCGGGCGGAGCTCTGGGGGCGAAGTTCAGCGGAGCGGGCGGCGATGGCAGCGTGATCGCCCTCTATCAGGACCCCCACGCAGCCAGAGAGGGGCAGGCGTGGTTGGGTGGGCTGGAGGGCGTGCAGGCCTGGATCTGCAGGATCCAACGCCGGCCTGGGGCTCATGCAGCGGCAGCAGGCTGA